TCTAATGTTATATTCTTTATATTTATCAATATGACGTTAATTGTTGTTTTTTAATAGTTTATACTATATTATTCGTTAGCAGTGTTGTAAATGATCAAACATATTTTCACGAAGTCAAGGTGAACCTATGCTTGAGTGCATGATAGgatttaaggactaacaatattcgaacctccgacacttagtcgtggataacccacatcggtattgTTTCGATTCCGAcatggtggccgatttgagagtccaccaacaacccagcatacgggttgagtggcccaaagacatgaaggttttatagattgagacatacctgaaagtctttacgtgcgagatcgtatgaagcttgttcGTATGATAATGTGTATACTATGTTATGTATGAGTAACCGAttatgtttttagggtttatgagctatgtatttataggctcatgaattaggTTTCGATaagatctcttccctaattaattacgatcttatcccaactaactttcattatttaaggaaaagaatctgaattaattataccgtacattcttctagaatttactggacccttatgcaagtatacaaaACTCACATcggatggtataggcgcatagagtgcgactatacccgtgccatatgtCTTACATGACAATTAGTGTGCGGTTCAGGACTTTTGGATACGTAATCTGCATGatcatgcggatatgcgtatcattaagtcccccagttcgatgttatatagaATTCCAATGAGTGTATGACGTCGAACTAGTAAGAAAACTTATACACATAATGAACCATAAAAATTCCTTGAACCATATGAACATGCTTAATATTTTTGTTTGAATGCCTAGTTGGATTTCAAGTGTAACCGGATACTGCATaagattatttaaatatatatgcgtaATCGGATATtgtattagcattaaatgcaatgtatgtGTGCAGTCACTAAACTGTCTTTTCGGCTGCATTTTCTGCACCCGAGGTGACAACGGTCACTGTTTACCGAAAAGGTAAACATTGTAATAATGCAACCGCCTGTTAATGCTATCGGGCATCTTAACAAAATGTTTAGCTTAAGATTGACACACGTGTACAGTTGTGATTACACCTTTGTTACTTTTTGACCCACGGATTTTCTCTGTAAATAGGGTTTTGGCATATCTCATCTCACAATCTTTTCCATTTACAGTCATTCAAATATTTTCATCTTCTCCGCCAAATCTTTTATCTGATCGTAAAAAGGTGTGTTTCACACTCTTATACTTTGTTGCGGTCTACTATGTAACCTTAGTTACATACTCACGTCTTACGTATATTTTGTtttcatttattttattttgtagttGAAAATGGAATCATATGCACCTGTTCCTGACTCTGGTAATCTTACCAATTCTCCAGCTAGTCGTTCTGATACTATACCTTCACTTTATAAAGCTCCCGAAGCCAGAAGCCTTGGTAACTACAAGAGGTTACTTGACGAAGGTATTAATTTTGACCATCTGACTTGCACTTAAACTGCTCTTTAAATTTTTATAACATCGTTGTACCTTATTTGCAGGTCCAAGTGGTGTATCCCACTATTTTTCTTGTGCCAAGCGTGCATGCGTGAATCCTGACGATTCATCTCTATTGATCCCTAATGTTAATGAGTTTATGAAAGTGCCACTTCCAGTGTTTGCGAAACAAATTTTATTTCTATAATCTTGTGTCCCGCATCAGTTATTACAGAAGTTTGCTTCTCTTTCTCCCTTTGAAGAACTTTATGTTGACACACAGTCGACACTATTTAATTTTTCCAAAGATTTTAACCGTCTGCAGCAAATATCTGCAGCTCTCGCCCATCCACCAACATCATCAACTACAGAAACAACCAAAATAAATTAATTAGAAGAGGACAACGCCAGACTGACTGCCCAACTTGCGGTTGCTATAACCGCACATGTGAAGATAGAGGAGCGCATAAATGTCATGATGTTGAAGAGACATCAGGACGAAGACCAGCACATCACTGATAAGAGATTCATGGGGTCTGAGATTGCATCTTTATCTGCAAAGCTGAAAGAGGCGGATAGCCATGTCGTCTTTTTGAACGAAAGTTTTAGTGATTGGATTGAGGCTCAGGAATCGTGAGGCGCAAAACAAGATGCCATGAAGGCAGAGTATGACATTCTCCGAAAGGGTCTACCAACAATCATCCAACATGCTCTTGACTACAAAGTAGTCGAGCAGTGGTTCGGCGCAGCAATGGTGGCTGCGCGTGCTTATGAGCGCACCCTGTTTTGGAATGTTATTTGTCAGGAGATGTATATGCCCCCTCGATTCCTTCGAATGTTGCTAAGCTTTTCATTGATGGAGCAAAAGAAAGATGTGACCAAGCTTGTGCCCGATTCGAACAAATCCCCATTCCCCGTTTGCAgcttttaatcaatgatccaacatCTCTGCTCAGGAGATTGTGAATGACAAGTTCAACTGAACTTGTTAGGCTACCCAAAATGGATGCCATTTGTCCATGTTTGGGTAGCAATTCTTTGTTAGTGAGGGATGGGCCTTGCAACCTtggaggtttcgcatccctatattatatttttattttctgtttaaagcGGGGTATGCATCTGATCGCTGCGGGCGAGGATGACATATTCTCCTTAGTATAGGGCAACGTTCCAGAAAAGTCAccccttttattatttttatattagaaTATACTAGTTTATATTTTGCACAAGTCACGCTATTATGCTAAGCGTTTGACTTTATATTTTTTGACCCAACTGTAATTGTTAGGTTCGACTTATTATAATCGAATATTTCTATTGGTTATCTGCAATTAGATTAttgtattttatgaaatcattatgGCGGATATAACGATTCATTACAATTTTTATGCACGCAATAACTCTAATTTAGAATAAATGCCATGACTTCATGACGGGAACGACCCCTCAATCatttcatgatctttttattcttgtGCTAACAATCCAATGTTATACACAaagtaagcaaaccaatgcttataagtttatactcaagacttttataaaaaaaaaatttataagtgTTTACGCATATACAATCCAATGTAATTTATCCGTATTATAGACAAATCAATGTCTATATTCAAGAGTCTTCCGGACACGCCAATGTTCGTGTTATTTTAACAAGTAAACCAAACTTTTattttatagtctagactgtgcaagtctccgtcttggCGGTGTACAAGCATTTGAAACAATctaatgttttactactgtcaccattaaaaaatagtattagtaaccaaactaaactatgccacttgagactcggagtgtgtccctgtgcagcttaagggcatgcaatcaacaaatgtaaaaaTACACAAGTTATTAGCTTAAACTGAATGATTCAATTTATTTGAAATGTCTTTTGATCAACACTTAGTTCtcatgtttacaatggaaaatGAAAAATTACATAATAAAAAATTTTAAACAGCTGCTTTGGGGTGATTAGTCCCTCTATTGTTTTTTATATGTAGCACCGCTTAAGTGTTTGTGCATGCCAAGTGCGGTTTATTGCTTTTCCATCTAAACCCGCTAGCCGATACGCCCATGTATCGCTTACACCAATAACCTTGTATGGTCCTTCCCATTTAGGTCCAAATTTACCCGTGTCCTCCGCTTCGCCTGCTTCATTTTTTCGCCATACCAAATCATCCaattggaaagataatggttgtacgcgcttgttatagtagcttgcgattctttgcttgttgattgcttcttttattACCGCCATTTCCTTGCGCTCTTCAAACAAATTTAGATATTCGCGCAGTTCTTCGCTAttgctactttcatcgaaggaagctatgcgcatggtcaGCACGTTTATTTCTGCGGGTATTACAGCCTCGGAACCATACACCAAACTGAAAGGTGTTTCATTAGTCGCACCTTTTGGGGTTGTGCGGTGTGCTTACAACACATTTGGTAGTTCATCTATCCAACCCCTTCAGCACAACCCGAGTCTTGCTTAGATACCTAACACGATATCTCGGTTTGTTACTTCACACTGGCCGTTTGCCTGGGGGTGTGCAACTGATGTGAACGTTTGCTTTATATTTAGCTCTTGGCACCAATCGTTGAATGGGTTACCATCAAATTGTGTACCGTTGTCACTTACTATTTCATGTATTCCAAACTGACACACGATgttttcccatacaaaatttcagaTTTGTTTACCTGAAATTGTTTTGAGCGGTTTGGCTTCTACCCACTTTTTGAAATAATCGATGGCCACATCCAAAAACTTTACCCCTCCTGGTCCTACGGGGAATGGTCCCACTATATCAAttacccatttgcagaatggccatggagaTGCGAATGGTATCATTATGCGGAGCTTTGCTTACCAGTGCATGCAACTGACATGACCGACATTTGCGTATTACCTCCGCGGCATCTATGTACATTGACGGCCAATAGTATCCAAGCCGCATTATTTTAGACGCAACTGTTTTGTGCCCTGAATGCAAAGCACACATCCCTTCGTGCATTTCTCGTATAATTGATTCTGCTTGAGTTGGATTAAGACACTGCAAATGAGGTCCCAAAAAAGACTTTCTGTATAGAATGCCTTTGTCTAGCAAATACATTGGTGCTTTCATTTTAATTTTTCTTGCCTCTATTGAATCTATTGGCACTGTACCAGTGTTCAAAAATTCCACTATCGGTGTCATCCAACTTGGCTCATCTTCTTCGACTGCGGCAGATACACCGTCTGTATCAATGGATTTAACTTTCACTTCCTCAACCCAAATTTCTTTTTTGAAGTGGCTGAATGTTAAGGCAGCCAGCTTACTGAGCGCATCCGCCTTTTTATTCAATGTTCTTGAAACCTGCATTATCTGGAATATATCGAAGTCTACCGTAAGTTCTTGAACAAGTTTCAGATACTTTTGCATTGATTCATCATGTGCTTCGAATATTCCGTTGAATTGATTTGCAACTAGCTGTGAATCAACATATACTGACAACTCTTTTACCTCCAAATATTTTGCTACTCGCATTCTAGATAATAAtgcttcatactcatcttcattatTTGTTACAGGGAAGCTAAAACGTAGCACAAAGGTATATTCCTCTCTTTCTGTACTTTTCAAGACTATTCCCGTCCCTGCGCCTTTCGGACCACAAGGCCCATCTGTGTGTATTTCCCACAGCTGTTCGGGCGGAGGTCGTATTTCTTTTGGTTCATGCGAGATTTTAATGTCTCCGGCTATTTCAGCCAGATAATCTACTAGGACTTGACCTTTTACCGCACTTATTGGTGAGAAGCTTATCTCGTGCTCACCTAATTCAATAGCCCATTTAGCCATGCgaccaaaattttctggtttgtataGCACATGCTCAACAATTTTCAGCGAATAtaaatttgcaagaatttttcaagcAGTTTTAAGCTTTTGAGAATATTTTGTTTTTTGCTATACCTGCTTTATTGGTTGGTCCGTTAAGACCATTATTAGATACGCTTGGAAATATCTCCTTAAGCATCTGGCTGTATGCACAAGCGAATAAACCAGTTTTTCGATCGCAGGGTAATTTAATTCGTTTCCTGTTAaagctttactaacaaaatataAAGGCATTTGTACCTGTTCGCACAACATAATACATATAATTTTAAATGTCTATTGAATAAGAAATAACTATATTTTAGGTTATAGCGCGTACCTGCCCCTGTTTGCTATCAATACTGAACTTATCGCTTCTTTTGATGTCGCTAAGTAAAGTATTAACGTCTCTCCTGCAATCGGCGCAGTCATCGTCGACAATTCCTTTAATAGCTTTTTCATTTCTTGAAACGCAACTTCTGCTACCTCTGTCCACTTAAAATCCGTTTTCTTTAAGCAATTTTTCAACGTCCCAAAAAAGGGCAACGATCCTTCTGCGGATTTTGATAAGAATCTTGTTAACGCGGCTAATTTACTCGTTAAACTTTGCACCTCTTTTTTATTTCTAGGCGTAGGCATACTTTCGATGGCGTCTATTTTCTTTGGAATTACGCGTATCTAGCGCTCAGTGATTATATGACCAAGAaactttccttcttcttcttctccaaagctACACTTCGACggattgagcttcatgtttatCTTTCTCAATGACGCAAACGTTTCTAATATATCATCCAATAAACCTTGCTCTGTTATGCTTTTTATCACCAAATCGTCAACATACGCTTCTAAATTTCTGCCAATTTGACTTTTAAAAGCCTCGTCTATTACGCGTTGGTATGTTGCTCCAGCATTCTTTAAATCAAACGGCATCTTTGTATAAAAATAGATACCCTGACTGGTGTGAAAGGCAGTTTTATCCTCATCGTGCTGCCATCTGTATCtgatggtatcctttgtacgcATCAAGAAAACATTTATACCGGAAGCCAGCTAGCGATTCAACTTTCTAGTCTATTTCTGGTAGATGATAAATATCTTTAGGACAGGCCTTGTTGATGTTTGTGAAGTGGACGCACATGCGCCAAGAcccatcaggttttttcaccagCACCGGGTTTGATACCCACGTCTGGTACCGCACTTCTCGCAATATATTTGCTTTAACCAACTTGTCGACTTTTGCCTTCAACCATTCGCTTCTTTCCGGTGCCATACCGCGTTTCTTTTAGCGTACTGGCATCAAACTTGGGTTTGCATTAAGCTAATGCTCAGCTATTTCTCTCGGCACACCGGTCATGTCTGCTTCTTTCCATGCAAAGACATCCGTGTTAGAAGCTAGTATGTTACGAAGCTTAAACTTTGTTTCATCAGACAATCCTCCGCCGATTTTAATTTTTTGCTCCGGATATCGTGGGTTTGTGATGATCATACAGCTTCGTAGCTGTTCTTCTTTACTTGGCTGTTTTTCGGCTTGTTCTACAGCCGCAATACTTGCGTCTTGTGTTTCTGAACTTATCGTCGCGATTCCTAATGGAGTTGGGAACTTTATAAGACCATGCACCGTGGAAGGAATAGCTGCCAACTTTTGCAGAGTTGTGCATCCTAAAAGCGCATTATATTTCGAGTAAGACCTTACTACAGCAAATTCTACTGTTGTACTTCTTACTAACTCCTTATTATCATCATCTACCAGCTCTAATTCCAACTCGATGATCCCAACTGGCCATGCGGACTCCCCAGGAAACCCTGATAATGCGGTGCTGGGAGCTATTAGTTTAGCTCGTACTGCTCCAGGCAGCAACCGGAAACAATGTTCGTACATTATATCAACGCCGCAACCAGTGTCTACGTGCAATCGCTTTATGATGTAGCCACAACTTTTAATGCTCCCTTTAATTGTGATAGGCGCATCTGATGGTTCTTGCGCTATGGCTGGAAATAGGATGGAAGTGTTTTCCCATTCCTCTGCCAATTCTAACTTGCGTCTCTGATTTGCTCGTCCGCTGATGACCATGTTAATATTTTTTCTGTTTCCTGTCCATCATTCTTTCTTTGTCATGGAAACTCTTTTTTTCCCTTTGACTTCTCACTTGATGTTTTTCCACCTTTCTTCAAGTGTTGAAATCTTCCTCTTTTGAGTTCAACGACTACCTTTTCGATTAGATGCCGACATTCATTAGtttcatgaccataatcatcatgaaaatcGCAAAATTTACTTTTGTCTCTATTcccatattttgacaaaggtatcgGTGGATCGAAGCTTTTGCATACTACCTCCATAGCCAATATTTCTTTTGGTGTTTTCGTGAGGTCTTTTATCAATGCAACGTTATCAGCGTGGttatttttaaacctttgacttcctcCCCCTTGTTATTATTAAATTTGCGATATTTGTCACTATTGTAATTACCACCTCGGGATGGCCCATTACTACCATAGCGCTTTCCAGATTCTGATCCTCTTCCTTGCACCCGATAATAATCGTCATCAATATCCATGTTTGAAGAGGTATTTCCACAATTTTGCTTTATGTCTTCTTGCGCACGCATATAATCATGCGTTTCTTTTATAGCTTCTGCGAAGGTATCTGGCACTCTTCTGCGTAACCTCTGCCATAAAGATAGATGTCTTTCTGTGTCTATGCAATATATAAAGCCGGACACCTTCTGACTTTTTGGAAGGTCTTGTATTTTGGCCACCTCCTTGGTGTACCTGTCCATGACTTCTCCCAAACTTTCTTTTGATTTCTGCTTAATGTCATGACATTCGACATGTATTCTTTTGCGGGCGCGCAGATTGTGAAAATTTAAAAGAAACCTTGAGCGCAAATCCACAAAACCTGTAACGCTTTGGGATGGCAAGTTATTGGACCATTCCCTTGCTACTCCTTGCAGCACTATTGGTAGCATATGGCATGGTACTGCGTCACCCCAGCTGTGTGTTCTTGCAGTTCCTTCAAATTTTtgcaaaaaatcatctggatctgaCAATCCATCATAGCTTCCTAATGTTAAAGGTAACACAGGCGCTACTATGAAGGGATGATTCGCTATATGTGGCACAAACTTCTCAGTTGTAGGAGCTAGCTCAAGACTTTTCTTAGCTTTTTTTCCTTGCATCCACGCTAACCAGTTGCTCATAAATTCTTGTACTCATGCTTGTTCATTGAAAGATGGTGCCAAATGTGGCAGCGCGACTTGCTGCAACTGAGATATAAAGTTGTTGGATTGAGTCGAGACATATTGCGTCCTGCTATATTGATTGCTTGCGGTATTAGGGATTAGTTGCGAAGACGCATATGTCGTTGAACCTTGTTGCAGTGTCAGCATAATATATGAACCATCTGGATTTCTCAGACCCATCTGGCTGATTCTTTCCTGAGCATTCTCGGTGGTAACCCTTTCGATAGGAGTTTCGGGTTCAACCGAAGTGATGATTGGTATGGTGCCCATGCAGGTAGTTTTAACTTTGAAACCTGGTGGAACGGTTTCGCTTGGAGAACCAAAGCTCAGATTATTTGGGGGCAGATCCTTGAATGGTTTGAAGCTAGTACCAGTTTCTAACACGCTTCCATCGGGAGAGAGCCACCAATTCTTAGATGATTCTTTTAGGACTGTTTCTGATACAACTGGTCCAGTTTCGATGTTTGATGTCAATGGAGGCTTCGATGTGCCTTTAACTGGTGCAGCTGGCGTCGGTGGTGTATTCATAACAGTTGCTAtaggtgtttgaaaccctggacttACCGGAGAATCCGATCGCCCCTGATTTTTGGCATTCTTGTTTCCCCCACCCATACTTGCTGACAATATTGAAAGCTTGAaagtgaccgattaattaaacaaaaATTTTTTTACAGAAAGAAGatacatataataaattatacaCAACATAAATTTCAATCTTATTTGTTCATAtaaccggtcccacggatggcgccaaatgatcaagtatattttcacgaggtcaaggtgaacctacgcttgagtgcatgatagggtttaaggactaacaatattcgaacctccgacacttagtagtggataacccacatcggtatcgtttaatttgagagtccaccaacaacccagcatacggggttgagtggcccaaagacatgaaggttttatagttcgagacatacctgaaagtctttacgtgCGAGATCGTATGAATCTTGTTTGTACAATAATGTGTATGCAATGTTACGTATGAGTAACCGAttatgtttttagggtttatgagctatgtatttataggctcatgaattagggtttcgataggatctcttccctaattaaatgcgatcttatcccaactaactttcgttatttaaggaaaagaatctgaattaattataccgtacattcttttagaatgtactggacccttatgcaagtatacaaaactcacatcagatggtataggcgcatagagtgcgaCTATACCCGTGCAATTAGTGTGCGGTTCAGGACTTTTGGATGCGTAATCTACATAATCATGCGGACATGCGTATCATTAGTAAATCTCCTTATTTTTCCccaagatctcgtttttagaaagcAACCGAGTCGAGATGTCCATCTTCCAAGATTTACCGGTTAACCGAGTCAAACTCGGTGACAGCCACGATTTATAGGATTTTCTTGCGCATTTCTCAATttttcttgtaaaatctcgtaatttctcagattttctcactcattttttcggattttcttgtaaaatatggtaaaaatgtatataagtatacatatatttatatatatatatatatatatatatatatatatatatatatatatatatatatatataaaaatttatactaCAAAAACTAAAAATTCAATATAAGTCAAGGTCcgtgatctccccgagattattccgagatgccgagatctcctaaAAAATGTCTAAACGAGATCTCcctgagatccgagttctccaacttgTTCGTTAGGGCTTTTTTTTTGCTTCAGTTAGGGTACTCAAATTTCCGGGACCGGTCTTATCCCTAACAACTACCAAAACATAA
This genomic window from Rutidosis leptorrhynchoides isolate AG116_Rl617_1_P2 chromosome 2, CSIRO_AGI_Rlap_v1, whole genome shotgun sequence contains:
- the LOC139888970 gene encoding uncharacterized protein, giving the protein MPTPRNKKEVQSLTSKLAALTRFLSKSAEGSLPFFGTLKNCLKKTDFKWTEVAEVAFQEMKKLLKELSTMTAPIAGETLILYLATSKEAISSVLIANRGRKRIKLPCDRKTGLFACAYSQMLKEIFPSVSNNGLNGPTNKAENFGRMAKWAIELGEHEISFSPISAVKGQVLVDYLAEIAGDIKISHEPKEIRPPPEQLWEIHTDGPCGPKGAGTGIVLKSTEREEYTFVLRFSFPVTNNEDEYEALLSRMRVAKYLEVKELSVYVDSQLVANQFNGIFEAHDESMQKYLKLVQELTVDFDIFQIMQVSRTLNKKADALSKLAALTFSHFKKEIWVEEVKVKSIDTDGVSAAVEEDEPSWMTPIVEFLNTGTVPIDSIEARKIKMKAPMYLLDKGILYRKSFLGPHLQCLNPTQAESIIREMHEGMCALHSGHKTVASKIMRLGYYWPSMYIDAAEFGIHEIVSDNGTQFDGNPFNDWCQELNIKQTFTSVAHPQANGQCEVTNRDIVLGEAEDTGKFGPKWEGPYKVIGVSDTWAYRLAGLDGKAINRTWHAQTLKRCYI
- the LOC139888971 gene encoding uncharacterized protein: MSNWLAWMQGKKAKKSLELAPTTEKFVPHIANHPFIVAPVLPLTLGSYDGLSDPDDFLQKFEGTARTHSWGDAVPCHMLPIVLQGVAREWSNNLPSQSVTGFVDLRSRFLLNFHNLRARKRIHVECHDIKQKSKESLGEVMDRYTKEVAKIQDLPKSQKVSGFIYCIDTERHLSLWQRLRRRVPDTFAEAIKETHDYMRAQEDIKQNCGNTSSNMDIDDDYYRVQGRGSESGKRYGSNGPSRGDLTKTPKEILAMEVVCKSFDPPIPLSKYGNRDKSKFCDFHDDYGHETNECRHLIEKVVVELKRGRFQHLKKGGKTSSEKSKGKKEFP